Proteins co-encoded in one Prosthecobacter sp. genomic window:
- a CDS encoding ComEC/Rec2 family competence protein, whose amino-acid sequence MLAKLQTWTRANPLMALALVAVCGILIAELGWLRANDPWFIGCTTVLLGAALLCGRSWLLIPGIAMVFAFIHETRTDETFRHPLRLALQTTDKPVPATIRGSLLPDFDTTADGRAHALCTTQKIEIPAAGRVIEQTATLLVRLPRGVRFPGAGLYELHGSIYLPRASSNPGTFDAQEYALRMGRVARFDAEGMRRIGNNNETLWCTFLETAEHCRQWIGTKLTQDLEDDPETSAVIRAMALGVSAEAADEIEDAFRNSGTLHVFAVSGLHVALLGVIALALLRQLGLRRSISLWMMIAIVFAYAFITGWRPSAARAALMVAIFMGAPLVDRESSLQNSLGAAALLLLAADTHQLFMPGFQLSFVVLWLSVIGSVPLLERLMHFTRLDPFLPPQLANWRQRGSSQFRHWLAANLSVSTAAWIGSIPFILGHFQSVTPVAVIANCVLVPLSFFCLGATCLSLCAAALHLTGVQIILNNANWALAKAMIASAAWFAGLPGASFHFQPSTTPTHAPAVWRMLELPHGGAANHLRLEKNHWLFDTGDETNFRRVLRPYLHSHGVNSIQGVFLSHNDADHVGAIEQVSETFDAPLLFCSTQEPGRLDSSLTTLRRLADQPNPPPLRKLRVDERVTLSDEKTFKIEARVLYPMMQVENARGDDRAMVLMLHLGPWRVLWLSDAGWHAEKWLCASAADLRCDVLIRSQHELDLAMTAEFLLKASPRAILCGSDARDAEVTLPESLVQHAKEQNVPLLDTWSDGSLELQFHSNELRVIPTHGGQRLVLKPRE is encoded by the coding sequence ATGCTCGCGAAGCTCCAGACATGGACACGGGCAAATCCGCTGATGGCATTGGCCCTTGTGGCGGTGTGCGGCATCCTCATCGCCGAACTGGGATGGCTGCGTGCAAACGACCCGTGGTTCATCGGCTGCACCACGGTGCTGCTAGGTGCAGCGCTGCTTTGCGGGCGCTCGTGGCTGCTGATTCCAGGCATCGCGATGGTCTTCGCCTTCATTCACGAGACACGTACGGACGAAACCTTCCGCCATCCATTGCGCCTGGCCCTGCAAACCACGGACAAACCGGTGCCTGCCACGATCCGCGGCAGCCTGCTGCCGGATTTCGACACCACGGCGGACGGACGCGCCCATGCACTCTGTACGACGCAGAAGATCGAGATTCCGGCGGCGGGACGGGTGATCGAACAAACCGCCACGCTGCTGGTGAGGCTGCCCAGAGGCGTGCGCTTTCCTGGAGCGGGTTTGTATGAGCTGCACGGCAGCATCTACCTGCCGCGTGCCTCGTCGAACCCAGGAACCTTTGACGCACAGGAATATGCGCTGCGCATGGGACGGGTGGCACGCTTCGATGCGGAGGGCATGCGGCGCATCGGCAACAACAATGAGACTCTGTGGTGCACGTTTCTCGAGACGGCAGAACATTGCAGGCAATGGATCGGCACGAAGCTCACGCAGGACCTGGAGGACGACCCTGAAACCTCGGCTGTCATTCGTGCGATGGCACTGGGTGTCTCCGCCGAGGCGGCTGACGAGATCGAGGATGCGTTTCGCAACAGCGGCACGCTGCATGTCTTTGCTGTCAGCGGCCTGCATGTGGCCCTGCTTGGGGTGATCGCGCTGGCGCTGCTGCGCCAGCTCGGACTGCGGCGCAGCATCTCACTATGGATGATGATCGCCATCGTGTTTGCGTATGCGTTCATCACCGGCTGGCGGCCTTCGGCAGCACGGGCGGCGCTCATGGTGGCGATTTTCATGGGAGCGCCGTTGGTGGACCGCGAATCGTCGCTGCAAAACAGCCTCGGAGCTGCCGCATTGCTGCTGCTGGCCGCAGACACGCACCAGCTTTTCATGCCGGGCTTCCAGCTTTCGTTCGTGGTACTGTGGCTCAGCGTCATCGGCTCCGTGCCACTGCTGGAACGCTTGATGCACTTCACCCGGCTCGATCCCTTTTTACCGCCGCAACTGGCGAACTGGCGGCAGCGTGGATCCAGCCAGTTTCGGCACTGGCTTGCGGCTAATCTGAGCGTTTCCACTGCCGCATGGATTGGCAGCATTCCATTCATCCTCGGGCACTTCCAATCGGTGACGCCGGTGGCGGTGATCGCAAACTGCGTGCTGGTGCCGCTGTCGTTCTTCTGTCTCGGAGCGACCTGCCTGAGCCTCTGCGCCGCAGCGCTGCATCTCACCGGCGTGCAGATCATCCTCAACAATGCCAACTGGGCGCTGGCGAAGGCGATGATCGCCAGCGCGGCATGGTTCGCCGGCCTGCCGGGCGCCAGTTTTCATTTTCAACCCAGCACAACCCCCACGCATGCGCCGGCCGTCTGGCGCATGCTCGAACTGCCGCATGGCGGCGCGGCGAATCATCTGCGGCTCGAAAAAAACCACTGGCTGTTCGACACCGGCGATGAAACGAATTTCCGCCGGGTGCTGCGACCCTATCTGCATTCCCATGGCGTGAATTCGATCCAAGGCGTGTTCTTGAGCCACAACGATGCGGATCACGTCGGAGCCATTGAGCAAGTGAGCGAGACGTTTGACGCACCCCTGCTGTTTTGCAGCACACAGGAGCCGGGTCGGCTGGATTCCTCGCTCACGACTTTGCGCCGTCTGGCCGACCAGCCGAATCCGCCGCCGTTGCGCAAGCTGCGCGTCGATGAGCGAGTCACTCTGTCGGACGAAAAGACCTTCAAGATCGAGGCGCGGGTGCTGTACCCGATGATGCAGGTGGAAAACGCGCGCGGCGACGACCGTGCGATGGTGCTCATGCTTCATCTCGGACCCTGGCGGGTGCTCTGGCTGAGTGATGCGGGGTGGCACGCGGAGAAATGGCTGTGCGCCAGCGCCGCCGACCTGCGCTGCGATGTGTTGATCCGCAGCCAGCATGAGCTGGATCTCGCGATGACCGCCGAGTTTCTGCTCAAGGCCAGCCCGCGCGCCATCCTCTGCGGCAGCGACGCGCGTGATGCCGAGGTGACGCTGCCCGAGTCTCTCGTTCAGCACGCGAAAGAGCAGAATGTTCCACTACTGGACACCTGGAGTGATGGCAGCCTCGAACTTCAGTTTCATAGCAACGAACTGCGCGTCATCCCGACGCATGGCGGACAGCGGCTGGTTTTGAAACCACGCGAGTGA
- a CDS encoding trypsin-like peptidase domain-containing protein yields MENLRRLLFAIFVFVLAALLFSWWRQGSEGYGLMNLLRGEKPGPAALTPPDKPKLALDELPLMSRLNDEFAKLSAAVLPSVVSVTTKTVRPGQMSWHPFYGLVGERAQIVPGLGSGVIVSKEGHVVTNYHVIEGVAEVQITTNDNKKYPVLILGASKDRDIALLKIDSNRTDFPALGFANSDEARVGQIVFAVGNPFGLSGTVTQGIISARDRHLSDSQFDYLQTDTVINPGNSGGPLVNIRGEIIGINVAIYRGDDTVRAWQGVGLAVPANDAKMVVDGIQAKIREGAKNAATVSSTTGKGYLGLEVSSEPVEIDPVWGTSRRGALVTDISPRSPAAEAGLRPGDVVTKFQGMAFRSPGDLLQIIRTQPPGSEVKLEVIRSNKMGDIIARLGTRPDAAP; encoded by the coding sequence ATGGAAAACCTCCGCCGCTTGCTGTTTGCCATCTTCGTGTTTGTCCTGGCCGCGCTGCTGTTTTCGTGGTGGCGCCAGGGCAGCGAGGGCTATGGCCTGATGAATTTGCTGCGCGGGGAAAAGCCCGGGCCGGCGGCCCTCACGCCACCAGACAAGCCGAAGCTCGCGCTCGATGAACTGCCCTTGATGAGCCGGCTGAATGACGAGTTTGCCAAACTTTCCGCCGCCGTGCTGCCGTCCGTGGTCAGCGTGACGACCAAGACGGTGCGTCCAGGACAGATGAGCTGGCATCCCTTTTATGGCCTTGTCGGCGAGCGTGCACAGATCGTGCCAGGCCTCGGTTCCGGGGTGATCGTCAGCAAGGAGGGGCATGTGGTCACGAATTACCACGTCATCGAGGGGGTGGCGGAGGTGCAGATCACCACGAATGACAACAAAAAGTATCCCGTGCTGATCCTGGGGGCCAGCAAGGATCGCGACATCGCCCTGCTGAAAATTGATAGCAACCGCACCGACTTTCCCGCGCTGGGCTTTGCGAACTCCGACGAGGCGCGCGTGGGCCAGATCGTGTTCGCGGTGGGCAATCCCTTCGGTTTGAGCGGCACGGTCACGCAGGGCATCATCAGCGCGCGGGATCGTCATTTGAGCGACAGTCAGTTTGATTATCTGCAAACGGACACCGTCATCAATCCCGGCAACTCCGGTGGTCCGCTGGTGAACATCCGTGGCGAAATCATCGGGATTAACGTGGCGATTTACCGTGGTGATGACACCGTGCGCGCCTGGCAAGGCGTGGGTCTCGCCGTTCCGGCCAACGACGCCAAGATGGTGGTGGACGGCATCCAGGCCAAGATCCGTGAGGGCGCCAAGAACGCGGCAACTGTCAGCAGCACAACAGGCAAGGGCTATCTCGGTCTCGAAGTCAGCAGCGAACCGGTGGAAATCGATCCCGTGTGGGGCACCTCACGCCGAGGAGCGCTGGTGACGGACATCAGTCCAAGATCACCTGCCGCCGAAGCGGGACTGCGACCCGGTGACGTGGTGACGAAGTTTCAAGGCATGGCCTTCCGTTCCCCTGGGGACCTGCTGCAGATCATCCGCACCCAGCCGCCCGGCAGCGAGGTGAAACTCGAGGTCATCCGCAGCAACAAGATGGGTGACATCATTGCGAGACTCGGGACCAGGCCTGACGCTGCGCCGTAA
- a CDS encoding response regulator yields the protein MANIVVIEDHPPVLKLLSTLCRSQGHEVMAFDNGRAGLDAIREMNPDVVLVDRRLGDIDGLDVMRDAREASPATRFVMVSACSETRDIVTAIRRGACDYVTKPFQAEEIYSAVDRALTEPANPPPTSRQKLIILCPKKAA from the coding sequence ATGGCAAATATCGTCGTTATCGAAGATCACCCGCCCGTGCTCAAGCTCCTTTCTACCTTGTGCCGCTCTCAAGGCCACGAGGTCATGGCTTTTGACAATGGCCGCGCCGGACTGGACGCGATTCGCGAGATGAATCCCGATGTGGTGCTGGTGGATCGCCGCCTGGGCGACATCGACGGCTTGGATGTGATGCGCGATGCGCGGGAAGCCTCGCCTGCGACCCGTTTTGTGATGGTTTCCGCCTGCTCCGAGACTCGTGACATCGTGACGGCCATCCGTCGTGGGGCCTGTGATTATGTGACGAAGCCTTTTCAGGCGGAGGAGATCTACAGCGCCGTGGACCGCGCCCTTACCGAGCCGGCGAACCCGCCGCCGACTTCGCGGCAGAAGCTCATCATCCTGTGCCCGAAGAAGGCGGCGTGA
- the ispG gene encoding (E)-4-hydroxy-3-methylbut-2-enyl-diphosphate synthase, translating into MSSPLLHYCSDLYNYQRRETRPVLVGKVQIGGGAPVVVQSMLTSDTRDADACVKEALGLAEAGCEIVRVTAQTRVIAENLQHIRDGLRKAGCDVPLVADIHFKPDAAMEAVKWVEKVRVNPGNYADKKKFAVKEYTDDEYAAEVAYMEEQFVPLVKECLRLGRAMRIGTNHGSLSDRIMNRHGDTPLGMVESALEFARISRAQGYHNFLFSMKASNPKVMIEAYRLLVAHLNKLGSDWNYPIHLGVTEAGDGEDGRIKSAIGIGSLLADGIGDTVRVSLTEDAIFEIPVAQQLVKPYNEGLPAHFERIENAPAVSYDPFDYVRRESQVLTINGVKTGGHETVPVFTTRKKWDAVAHKIDKLGDYKPEIVIEDSGVIEIDPRDAAAIASLYDSAEARLVTIKDGLKLPVIAAYRLLAAKLQPRHPILLKDTFKAEIGKQKAETPDDFTENLLVAATNIGSLLCDGIGDAVIVNGEDAPGQALRISYNILQAAGVRIFKTDYVACPSCGRTLFNLQTTTQKIRAATGHLKGVRIAVMGCIVNGPGEMADADFGYVGGAPEKINLYVGKTAVKFNIPEGEAVERLIDLIKEHDRWFDAPVAA; encoded by the coding sequence ATGTCCTCACCCCTGCTCCACTACTGTTCCGACCTGTACAATTACCAGCGCCGTGAAACGCGCCCGGTCCTGGTCGGCAAGGTGCAGATCGGCGGCGGTGCTCCCGTCGTGGTGCAGAGCATGCTCACCAGCGACACGCGTGATGCGGATGCCTGCGTGAAGGAAGCGCTCGGTCTCGCCGAGGCCGGCTGCGAGATCGTCCGCGTCACCGCCCAGACCCGCGTCATCGCCGAAAACCTCCAGCACATCCGCGACGGCCTGCGCAAGGCGGGCTGCGACGTGCCGCTCGTCGCCGACATCCATTTCAAACCCGACGCCGCGATGGAAGCCGTGAAGTGGGTGGAAAAAGTCCGCGTGAATCCCGGCAACTATGCCGACAAGAAGAAGTTCGCCGTCAAAGAATACACGGATGACGAGTACGCCGCCGAGGTGGCCTACATGGAGGAGCAATTCGTCCCGCTGGTCAAAGAATGCCTCCGCCTCGGCCGCGCCATGCGCATCGGCACGAACCACGGATCGCTCAGTGACCGCATCATGAACCGCCATGGCGACACGCCGCTCGGCATGGTGGAGAGCGCCCTCGAGTTCGCTCGCATCTCGCGCGCGCAGGGCTACCACAACTTCCTCTTCTCGATGAAGGCCAGCAATCCGAAGGTCATGATCGAGGCCTATCGTTTGCTCGTCGCGCATTTGAACAAACTCGGCTCCGACTGGAATTACCCCATCCATCTCGGCGTCACGGAGGCCGGTGACGGCGAAGACGGCCGCATCAAGAGCGCCATCGGCATCGGCTCGCTGCTCGCCGATGGCATCGGCGACACCGTGCGCGTTTCCTTGACCGAAGATGCCATCTTCGAGATCCCCGTCGCCCAGCAGCTCGTGAAGCCCTACAACGAAGGTCTTCCAGCGCACTTTGAGCGCATCGAAAACGCGCCAGCGGTCAGCTACGATCCCTTCGACTACGTGCGCCGCGAATCGCAGGTGCTCACAATCAATGGCGTTAAAACCGGCGGCCACGAAACCGTCCCTGTCTTCACCACACGCAAGAAATGGGACGCTGTCGCCCACAAGATCGACAAGCTCGGCGACTACAAACCGGAGATCGTCATCGAAGACAGCGGCGTCATCGAAATCGACCCGCGCGACGCCGCCGCCATCGCCAGCCTCTATGACAGTGCTGAAGCCAGGCTCGTCACCATCAAAGACGGTCTCAAGCTGCCCGTGATCGCCGCGTATCGTCTGCTCGCGGCCAAATTGCAGCCACGGCATCCGATTCTGCTCAAGGACACCTTCAAAGCGGAAATCGGAAAGCAGAAAGCAGAAACGCCGGACGACTTCACCGAAAACCTCCTCGTCGCCGCCACCAACATCGGCTCGCTGCTGTGCGATGGCATCGGCGATGCCGTCATCGTGAACGGCGAAGACGCGCCGGGCCAGGCACTGCGCATCAGCTACAACATCCTGCAAGCCGCCGGCGTGCGCATCTTCAAGACCGACTACGTCGCCTGCCCGAGCTGCGGCCGCACGCTCTTCAATCTGCAAACCACCACGCAGAAAATCCGCGCCGCCACCGGCCATCTCAAAGGCGTGCGCATCGCCGTCATGGGCTGCATCGTCAACGGCCCCGGCGAAATGGCCGACGCCGACTTCGGCTACGTCGGCGGCGCTCCTGAGAAGATCAATCTCTACGTCGGCAAGACCGCCGTGAAGTTCAACATCCCCGAAGGCGAAGCCGTCGAACGCCTCATCGACCTCATCAAAGAACACGACCGCTGGTTTGACGCGCCGGTGGCGGCGTGA
- a CDS encoding tetratricopeptide repeat protein has protein sequence MSTPLYYSPELLRQAQSGDPEAQKNLALCYGDGNGIARDNLEAANWCRKAADQNFPDAQFLLGHLYMEGIGVGKNSTAAANWFRKAAVRGHVPSQNMLGKLYGDGDGVPQDAREAVKWFKLAAESGDDAAMVNLACNYLEGKGDAVPKDVKEAAKWFRKAADLGNVIAQEGMAYCHSLGIGVPQDSREFQKYFAKARGLETSPSQGRGCLIMLLFIPAMLFCASKFISSLG, from the coding sequence ATGAGCACGCCGTTGTATTATTCACCCGAGTTGCTGCGGCAAGCACAATCCGGCGACCCTGAAGCCCAAAAGAACCTGGCTCTGTGTTATGGCGATGGCAACGGAATCGCAAGAGACAATTTGGAGGCGGCAAACTGGTGCCGCAAGGCTGCTGACCAAAATTTCCCCGATGCTCAATTCTTATTGGGACATTTGTATATGGAAGGAATTGGAGTCGGAAAGAATTCAACTGCGGCCGCAAATTGGTTCAGGAAAGCTGCCGTGCGTGGGCATGTGCCTTCGCAAAATATGCTCGGCAAACTTTACGGCGATGGTGACGGCGTCCCGCAGGATGCTAGAGAAGCCGTAAAATGGTTCAAACTCGCCGCAGAAAGTGGGGATGATGCAGCCATGGTCAACTTGGCTTGTAATTACCTTGAGGGTAAAGGCGACGCTGTACCAAAAGATGTAAAAGAAGCGGCGAAGTGGTTTCGAAAAGCGGCGGATCTGGGAAATGTCATCGCACAGGAAGGTATGGCTTATTGCCACAGTCTTGGAATTGGCGTCCCCCAGGATTCGCGTGAATTTCAAAAATATTTTGCTAAAGCCCGGGGTCTTGAGACTTCGCCATCACAAGGACGCGGCTGTTTAATCATGCTTCTTTTTATCCCAGCCATGCTCTTTTGTGCGTCCAAGTTCATCAGTAGTTTGGGATGA
- a CDS encoding AbiV family abortive infection protein, which yields MKQRAIKDICQLSEQDLFREVSAGMNLAILNALAIEIDAQALYAAQSNGYDILIAVAREEAAKALILFDAIRCPRQSPNFPRQVQRFNDHLAKGIYAEMCEWEPSSKADLQKYLKLERQQFYSDGPNDVDWIFPNRILHSRERNMYVDYVKSADEHFWLNPFKHKRAFKHHTPRVVEIAKSLKATGCTHPASLAAIAAKWRPTSIDDDYTRQKLRELNHSTLAELEVQKLIDESDKSAIDTIVNYLPYPLHDADLSLINVEINDLERIQQTYSGA from the coding sequence ATGAAACAACGTGCTATCAAAGATATCTGCCAACTCAGTGAACAGGATCTGTTCCGTGAAGTCTCGGCAGGAATGAATCTTGCGATTTTGAACGCTCTCGCGATCGAGATCGACGCGCAAGCTCTATATGCCGCGCAGAGCAACGGCTACGATATTCTCATTGCAGTTGCCCGCGAAGAGGCGGCCAAGGCGCTCATTTTGTTTGATGCTATTCGATGCCCCCGGCAGTCGCCAAACTTTCCACGCCAAGTTCAACGTTTCAACGATCACTTAGCGAAGGGCATTTATGCAGAAATGTGCGAGTGGGAGCCTTCCTCGAAAGCAGACCTTCAAAAATACCTGAAACTGGAGCGCCAACAGTTCTATTCTGACGGTCCGAATGACGTGGACTGGATATTTCCCAATCGCATTCTTCACTCACGGGAACGCAATATGTATGTTGATTACGTTAAATCAGCCGATGAGCATTTTTGGTTAAATCCATTTAAACACAAGCGAGCTTTCAAACACCACACGCCTCGAGTTGTTGAAATTGCCAAATCACTGAAAGCGACCGGATGTACCCACCCCGCATCGCTTGCAGCAATCGCCGCCAAATGGCGGCCCACTTCGATTGATGACGATTATACCCGTCAAAAGCTCCGCGAATTGAACCACAGTACTTTAGCGGAACTTGAGGTTCAGAAGCTCATCGACGAGTCGGACAAATCCGCCATAGACACTATCGTCAACTACCTGCCTTATCCTCTTCACGATGCCGATCTCTCTTTGATCAATGTGGAGATAAATGACCTGGAACGGATACAACAGACCTACTCCGGAGCATGA
- a CDS encoding helix-turn-helix transcriptional regulator — protein MALSRDEMKDEVRLHLEVLGWCLKQRRLGCHLSQEELAELAFVSRAQVQHVEHARHGIGEATKFRLCMALGISVVELDAEVDRVKQDWRKNGRPQDSVDA, from the coding sequence ATGGCCTTGTCACGTGATGAGATGAAGGATGAAGTGCGGCTGCACCTGGAGGTGCTGGGCTGGTGCCTCAAGCAGCGTCGGCTGGGCTGCCATTTGTCCCAGGAAGAATTGGCGGAGCTAGCCTTCGTTTCCCGAGCGCAAGTGCAGCATGTGGAGCATGCGCGGCATGGCATCGGGGAGGCCACCAAATTCCGGCTCTGCATGGCCCTCGGTATTTCTGTGGTGGAGCTGGATGCGGAGGTGGACCGCGTGAAGCAGGACTGGCGGAAAAACGGGCGTCCGCAGGATAGTGTGGATGCCTAA
- a CDS encoding fibronectin type III domain-containing protein gives MSLRFDSSPPLRMDQGLRFDASGPVTPPIQPKPRNRTMTKFKLELQKRTVPEKVSLGANHITAMTGNAAYPAPTRVPTDAQVQTAQDDLAAADAAVDAAQTVLDQRRQERDAKELAWDTVITARANNCEAVTPSDLAALASTGFPLRSTGAPVGQLPAPGDLKATATDNEGEIELRCKTVAGASTYEWQQRLHDGNPPWAALKTGTTAKILVPGLTPGVVYAFRVRAIGSAGPGTWSDEATERAP, from the coding sequence ATGTCCCTCAGATTCGACTCCAGCCCGCCGCTCCGCATGGATCAAGGGCTGCGATTTGACGCCTCCGGGCCGGTGACGCCACCCATCCAACCCAAACCGAGGAATCGAACCATGACCAAATTCAAACTCGAACTGCAAAAGAGAACCGTGCCGGAGAAAGTCTCGCTGGGCGCGAACCACATCACCGCGATGACCGGCAACGCGGCCTACCCTGCCCCCACCCGCGTGCCGACGGATGCGCAGGTGCAGACGGCGCAGGATGATCTGGCCGCCGCCGATGCGGCGGTGGACGCCGCCCAGACTGTGCTGGATCAGCGACGCCAGGAACGGGATGCCAAGGAACTCGCGTGGGACACGGTGATCACCGCGCGTGCCAACAACTGCGAGGCGGTGACGCCGAGTGATCTGGCCGCGCTGGCAAGCACGGGCTTCCCACTGCGCAGCACGGGTGCGCCCGTGGGCCAGCTCCCCGCTCCGGGTGATCTGAAGGCCACCGCCACGGACAATGAGGGCGAGATCGAGCTGCGCTGCAAAACGGTGGCCGGAGCGAGCACCTACGAGTGGCAGCAACGCCTGCACGATGGCAACCCGCCTTGGGCGGCGCTCAAGACCGGTACCACCGCCAAAATCCTCGTGCCCGGCCTCACCCCCGGCGTGGTCTATGCCTTCCGCGTCCGCGCCATCGGCTCCGCCGGTCCGGGAACGTGGAGCGATGAAGCGACGGAGAGAGCGCCGTGA